The nucleotide window TCCAAGGTGACATCAAAGAGCAAGACGTTGATGCAATTATCAACTTCGTGTACCCCGAGGAACACCTGCCTGATGCCAATGGCATTCTTGCAGCAGCTGGCCAAAGAATTCTGGCCGAATTCGAGGACGAGAAAGCTAAGGAAAATCGTCTCGTCAGGCGTGGTGTCATCGTAACATCTGCGGGGAACCTTCCATTCAAGAAGATATTCCATGTAATTGTGACCCATCATTCTGCTAAAATGAAAGACGCACTCTACACGGCTCTGCGGCAAGCAGATA belongs to Amphiura filiformis chromosome 18, Afil_fr2py, whole genome shotgun sequence and includes:
- the LOC140138992 gene encoding uncharacterized protein TM_0508-like; amino-acid sequence: MEIEGEHCLVKYLQGDIKEQDVDAIINFVYPEEHLPDANGILAAAGQRILAEFEDEKAKENRLVRRGVIVTSAGNLPFKKIFHVIVTHHSAKMKDALYTALRQADREEMRSIAVPQLLHHHHHDPSLLKHGSQTQNNLAD